The nucleotide sequence TGCGGCACAACGGTTCGGCTCGGCAGGCGCTCCAGGAAACTATCGAGCTGGCTCGCCTCGCCGAACGGCTCGGGTACACCCGCTTCTGGGTATCAGAGCATCACAATACAGGCACGCTGGCAGGCTCGGCGCCGGAGGTGTTGTTGGCCCGGCTGGGAGCTGAAACCAACCGTATCCGGCTGGGCTCGGGTGGGGTGATGCTGCCCCATTATTCGGCACTCAAAGTGGCCGAGAACTTCCGCCTGCTCGAAGCCCTCTACCCCGGCCGCATCGACCTAGGCATCGGGCGCGCCCCTGGCACCGACCGGGTGACGGCCCATGCCCTCAATCCGCACAACGCCTTCCGCGACGAAGACTTTGCCGAACAGCTCATGGACTTGCGGGCCTACCTGCGCGACGAGGTGGTGCCCGATACCATTCACGCCAAAGTGAAAGCGGCGCCCTTCGTGGATACGGTACCGGAAATGTGGCTACTTAGCTCCAGCGGCCAAAGCGGCCTGTTTGCGGCGCACGTAGGCGCGGCATTTTCCTTTGCCCATTTCATCAATCCTACCGGTGGGCCCGACATGGTGCGGCTTTACAAGGAACGGTTCCGTCCTTCGCCAGAGCTAGATGCCCCCCTCGCCAACGTGGCTGTCTTTGTTGTTTGCGCCGACACTGAGGGCAAAGCTCAGGAACTGGCCGATGCCCTGGCGCTGCAAATGCTGAAACTAGAAACCGGCGACCGAACTCCCATGAGTTCCACCGACTCGGTACGCAACTATTCGCTCACCCCCGAACTCCTTGCCCGCCTCGACTACCATCATCAGCGCATCGTGTCCGGCACCCCCCAGCAAGTGCGCGAACAATTGGAAAAGCTCGCTGCCGCTTATGGCGTAAACGAGATAGTCGCCGTCACCATCACCTACGACTTTCAGGATCGGCTACGTTCTTACGAGCTGCTAGCAGATGTATTTGATCTGAATCCGGTAGCGCAGCTGCTGGCGCAGGGTATGTAGCTAAAGTTGGCGCCACTTAAGGCTACGGGTACCTACTGGTGGTACTGAGGCTATAGGCTGGGCTTAATACCAACAATGGCTACTAACCTTTTGGTCGGGTGCCTTTTATGTACTAGCTATTGCTTACATTAGAGGTAGCTTGCAGACAAACAAGGCAGCAAAGGAAAGAACCTCGTCTTCTACTGGGTTCTTTGCCTGGCAGACCATCCTACAGCACCTGCCAACTTAAGGGAGCAGGCTCTTTTGGGACTCACATCCCGGTGAAGATAAGTGTGTCGACAGGCCATACCCGTACGGTAGGCTCGTTGTTGAGCTTCCATTACACTATTTTCCGAGCCCATTTTCACATAAATACCTGTGAACCAGAAAAAAGCCCACGTATTCTGGTATGGCGCTACTTCTCACGCTTCGCCTGTAGCGGGGCCTGCTCCTTACTCCAATGACAAACAACCACACTGCTCGTAACACTCCAGCCGGCCTTTCCGGGTTGGCTTCGCTTACCGAGCAGGTGCTGCAGATGATGCCCTTAGCGGTGCTAGCGCTTGATAAGCAAGGCATACTTCAACTGGTCAATCCGGAAGCGGCGCGCTTGTTGGGCCGCACCGCCGACGAGCTGCAAGGCCAGGCACTCGCTCAGGTAGTGCCGGCCAGCTTCCCAGCCGAATTGCAGCTAGCGTTGCAGGAGGCTATACAGTCTTCGGGTTCTGTAACCGGGCAATTCTTTCTATCTGATTTTCAGCAGTGGATAGAAATGAGCACTGCCACCACCCCCACCCAACTACTGGTTTTC is from Hymenobacter tibetensis and encodes:
- a CDS encoding LLM class flavin-dependent oxidoreductase; amino-acid sequence: MSTENKVHLSVLDQSPVRHNGSARQALQETIELARLAERLGYTRFWVSEHHNTGTLAGSAPEVLLARLGAETNRIRLGSGGVMLPHYSALKVAENFRLLEALYPGRIDLGIGRAPGTDRVTAHALNPHNAFRDEDFAEQLMDLRAYLRDEVVPDTIHAKVKAAPFVDTVPEMWLLSSSGQSGLFAAHVGAAFSFAHFINPTGGPDMVRLYKERFRPSPELDAPLANVAVFVVCADTEGKAQELADALALQMLKLETGDRTPMSSTDSVRNYSLTPELLARLDYHHQRIVSGTPQQVREQLEKLAAAYGVNEIVAVTITYDFQDRLRSYELLADVFDLNPVAQLLAQGM